One stretch of Punica granatum isolate Tunisia-2019 chromosome 5, ASM765513v2, whole genome shotgun sequence DNA includes these proteins:
- the LOC116208352 gene encoding nuclear transport factor 2B, whose translation MEEQVEVVSKAFVEHYYSLFDNDRSSLSSLYHPTSMLTFEGQKIVGVDEISAKLRDLPFDKCQHHISTVDSQPSSSAGIVVFVSGSLQLPEEEHHLRFSQMFHLVPSPAGSFFVQNDIFRLNYG comes from the exons ATGGAAGAGCAAGTGGAAGTGGTGAGCAAGGCATTTGTAGAACACTACTACAGCCTCTTCGACAATGACCGGAGCAGCCTCTCCTCGCTCTACCACCCGACTTCGATGCTCACATTCGAAGGGCAGAAGATCGTTGGGGTAGATGAGATCTCTGCAAAGCTTAGGGACCTCCCATTTGATAAATGCCAGCACCATATCAGCACCGTCGACTCCCAGCCCTCCTCCTCGGCCGGCATTGTTGTGTTCGTGAGCGGCTCCTTGCAGTTACCAGAGGAGGAACACCACCTCCGATTCAGCCAG ATGTTTCACTTGGTTCCATCACCGGCGGGAAGCTTCTTCGTGCAGAATGACATTTTCCGCCTGAACTATGGGTGA